In Eupeodes corollae chromosome X, idEupCoro1.1, whole genome shotgun sequence, the following proteins share a genomic window:
- the LOC129953274 gene encoding coatomer subunit epsilon-like yields MIIPNEDDCNSTLFYARNEYYVGNFMGSINVVLPEQSSGNSELLSYMYLSYLAIDSGRLILSDIKENNSTPLLALRYVHEAIENPTKIEEILQIINEKCCADEDETNIWHLAAAIIYCHDDQFENALKILHGSDKLESLALSIQCLLALNRVDLAKQLLSKMQQTSDDATLTQLAQAWIAISTGTEQMQDAFHIFQEFCEKNQPTPMLLNGQAICHLGQEHYEEAESVLREVQTKKHNDYDSLVNMMVLSHLNGKGNEVLARHLEQLKQFYPKSDCISELEKKSMEFDRLCLQYSPSAENVSS; encoded by the exons atgataatacCAAACGAAGATGATTGCAATTCGACTCTCTTCTATGCCCGCAATGAATATTATGTTGGGAATTTTATGGGTTCAATCAACGTAGTTCTGCCTGAACAATCTAGTGGCAATTCCGAACTCTTGTCCTACATGTATCTCTCCTATCTGGCCATTGATTCGGGTCGATTGATATTGAGTGATATCAAGGAGAATAACTCAACACCGCTCCTGGCTCTGCGCTACGTCCATGAAGCCATTGAAAATCCAACTAAAATTGAGGAAATCTTGCAGATTATCAATGAGAAATGCTGTGCGGATGAAGATGAAACGAATATTTGGCATCTTGCTGCTGCAATTATATATTGCCACGATGACCAGTTCGAAAATGCATTGAA aattctTCATGGATCTGACAAACTAGAATCTCTAGCCCTCTCAATTCAGTGTCTGCTTGCTCTTAATCGTGTCGACCTAGCCAAGCAATTATTGAGTAAAATGCAACAAACCAGTGATGATGCAACTCTAACGCAGTTAGCCCAAGCTTGGATTGCCATTTCAACGGGCACAGAACAAATGCAAGATGCATTCCATATCTTCCAAGAATTCTGTGAGAAAAATCAACCAACACCAATGCTGTTGAATGGACAAGCAATATGTCATCTGGGACAGGAGCACTATGAAGAAGCCGAATCGGTTTTGCGTGAAGTGCAAACTAAAAAGCACAACGATTACGATAGTTTGGTCAATATGATGGTTTTGTCACATTTAAATGGCAAAGGGAATGAG GTTTTAGCTCGTCACTTGGaacaattgaaacaattttatcCAAAAAGCGACTGTATCAGTGAGTTAGAGAAGAAGTCAATGGAGTTCGATCGCCTCTGTTTGCAATATTCACCAAGTGCCGAAAATGTTTCGTcttaa
- the LOC129953271 gene encoding coatomer subunit epsilon-like, with the protein MIIPNEDDCNSTLFYARNEYYVGNFMGSINVVLPEQSSGNSELLSYMYLSYLAIDSGRLILSDIKENNSTPLLALRYVHEAIENPTKIEEILQIINEKCCADEDETNIWHLAAAIIYCHDDQFENALKILHGSDKLESLALSIQCLLALNRVDLAKQLLSKMQQTSDDATLTQLAQAWIAISTGTEQMQDAFHIFQEFCEKNQPTPMLLNGQAICHLGQEHYEEAESVLREVQTKKHNDYDSLVNMMVLSHLNGKGNEIVDRHLEQLKQFYPKSDCISELEKKSIQFDRLCLQYSPSTEKDSSLIV; encoded by the exons atgataatacCAAACGAAGATGATTGCAATTCGACTCTCTTCTATGCCCGCAATGAATATTATGTTGGGAATTTTATGGGTTCAATCAACGTAGTTCTGCCTGAACAATCTAGTGGCAATTCCGAACTCTTGTCCTACATGTATCTCTCCTATCTGGCCATTGATTCGGGTCGATTGATATTGAGTGATATCAAGGAGAATAACTCAACACCGCTCCTGGCTCTGCGCTACGTCCATGAAGCCATTGAAAATCCAACTAAAATTGAGGAAATCTTGCAGATTATCAATGAGAAATGCTGTGCGGATGAAGATGAAACGAATATTTGGCATCTTGCTGCTGCAATTATATATTGCCACGATGACCAGTTCGAAAATGCATTGAA aattctTCATGGATCTGACAAACTAGAATCTCTAGCCCTCTCAATTCAGTGTCTGCTTGCTCTTAATCGTGTCGACCTAGCCAAGCAATTATTGAGTAAAATGCAACAAACCAGTGATGATGCAACTCTAACGCAGTTAGCCCAAGCTTGGATTGCCATTTCAACGGGCACAGAACAAATGCAAGATGCATTCCATATCTTCCAAGAATTCTGTGAGAAAAATCAACCAACACCAATGCTGTTGAATGGACAAGCAATATGTCATCTGGGACAGGAGCACTATGAAGAAGCCGAATCGGTTTTGCGTGAAGTGCAAACTAAAAAGCACAACGATTACGATAGCTTGGTCAATATGATGGTTTTGTCACATTTAAATGGCAAAGGGAATGAG ATTGTCGATCGGCACTTGGaacaattgaaacaattttatcCAAAAAGCGACTGTATCAGTGAGTTAGAGAAGAAGTCAATTCAGTTCGATCGCCTCTGTCTGCAATACTCACCAAGTACTGAAAAGGATTCCTCTTTAATTgtttag